One Methylocystis iwaonis genomic window, GCGCATCGTCTTCATCCGCGAATTCGACACGATGAAGCAGCGTCTCGCCGGCACGCGGCGTATCCTGCGCGCGCTCGTCGGCATTGCGGAGAAAAAGCCGAGCTGACGCGCGATCGACTCTTCGCCTGCAGCATTTCTGATAGCGCTTCGTGCGGCCGCTCTCGAGCGGCCGCATTTGTTTTTTGGCTTTGAAACCTGCCGCCTCCCGACCGATTTGACACGCGACAATAAGCGGGGCGCCGCCGAACGGCGTTCTGTGGCATTGTTTGAGATGGCGCGGCGGCCAAGACGCACTCAGGAACGAGGGAGAGAAAAATGAGAGCTCCGGCCATTTTTATGACGACGAGCGCGACCGCGCTTACGCTCGCCTGCAGCCTGGTTCTGGCGCGCGCCGAGCCAGTAGACCATTCAGCGCATGGAGCCGCCGCGCCCGCGCCGGTTCAATGGATCGACCCCGGCAAGGCGCAGACTCCCCCCGCCACCGTCGCTGAAGCGCCAACCGGCGATGCGTCGAAATCGGATGAGCACGCGGGCCACCATGGCGGCGGCGAAGGCATGGGCGGCATGGGACACGGCGGCGGCATGATGGGCGGCATGGGCGGCATGATGGGCGGAATGAACCACGGCGGCGGCGCAGAGCATGGCGCAGGCGCCGGCATGGGCGCCATGATGGGCAAGATGATGCACAAGATGATGTGCGGCTTCACCGAGCATCTCGATGGACGCCTTGCCTATCTGAAGGCGGAGCTGAAGCTGACCGATCAGCAGCAGCCGGCGTGGAACAGCTTCGCCGACGCGTGGCGCGCCGTGGCGCAGAAGGCGCAAACGATTTGCGCGGCCGCGGAGGAGGCGCCGGATCATTCCAAGCCGTCGGTGCTCGCCAAGCTCTCGATGATGGAAAAGCACATGGCGAACCATCTCGAGATCGTGCGCGCGCAAAAGGCGGCGATCGAGCCGCTTTTCACCGCGCTTTCCGACGAGCAGAAGAAGATCGCCAGCGAAACCATGACGGGCATCATGAAGGTCGGCAAGTCCATGGGCGACGGCGGCATGATGGGTGGAATGATGGGGGGCATGGGCGGCATGATGGGCCACAGCGGCGGCGGCATGCAGCACTGAGACCAATCTAACGCCCGCCGTTATTGCAAGCGGAGCGAAGCAATCCAGGGCCGCGATGGGGCTCTGGATTGCTTCGTCGCTTCGCTCCTCGCGATGACGGCGGGCGCCTGCGTGAATTCATTTGCTTTGTTCCCCGCGCCGCGGTGATTCCCCGCTACGGCCCTAAAGCCGTCACATTGTCCACGGCTTTATTGGCTGTCCGCTTGAGAGACCAAACCGCCATGTGCGGCGTCCCGGACTCGCGGGCGCTCGTTGAATGCGCCCATCCAAACCAAAGGACAGAGATGAAACGAATTCGCGTTCTCGCGTGCTTTGCGCTTGCCATGACGGCCGTCCCGGCGCTCGCCAAGCCCTCCGCCGTCGAGGCGGTCAGCGCCGTTCTTTCCCGCCCGACGCCGGTCGCCCGCAAGGTCGAGATCGGCCGCCAGGTCGCGCGCATGTGCAATGTGACGCTTTCCGGCGACGATCTGAACAAGGCGTCGGCCTTCGTCGAAGCCAATAGGGGCAAGGGCGCCGCCTGGGTGGCGGATCAGATCAGCAAGAGCGAGCTGAGCTACGTCTGCGACTGACCGATAGGACCGCGAGCCTTCAGGCTCGCTTTGTGAATGCGGGCCTGAAGGCCCGCGGTCCTTATGGTCTGCGGCTTGCTTGACGGCGTTGCCCCGACAGCAAGAGCGCTCCCATGACCGTCGCAGAACTCATCAACAAGCTCCAGCAACTGCCGAGCGAAGCCGTGGTGCTGCTCGAAAGCGAGGCGGGGTTCGCCCGCATCGCCGGCGTGACTTTCGAAAAGAGCGCGACGGCTGGCCTTCCCGATGAGGTCGTTCTATATACCGACGCCGAAGAATAGGCCGGCGCGCGCTTCACTCCACCGAGAACTCGCGCATCATGCCCATGTCCTCATGTTCGAGGTTGTGGCAGTGATACATGAAGCGGCCCTTGAAATCTCCGAAGGGCTTGGTGATGCGCAGGCGTTCGCCTCCGGTGACGATGATCGTGTCCTTCAAGCCGCTGTCGATCAGCCCCTCCTTGAAGGTAGCATAGGCTTCCGGGTCGTCGCCGGTATAGGTGCGGCTCAGCACCTCGAATTGCTGGCCGTGCAGATGAACGGGATGGGCCATATTCATCATGCCCATCATGCCCATGCCGCCTCCCATCATGCCACGGCCCATCATGCCGCCCCCCATGCCCATGCCTCCCATCATTCCCCCGCCCATCATTCCCGCACCCATCATGCCGTGGCCCATGCCCATTCCGGCCATGCCCATCCCCATGCCGCCGCCATGGTCGTGGAAAACTTCGAAGAGCTGCACCGTATCGACAGGCACGCGCTCGATGTCCAAGAGATCGTCGGGGGAATAAGTGCGGCCGTTGATCATCACCTGCATATGCCCCATGGACAAAGCGATGGGGCGCGGATTGTCGCGATTGGCGATCTCTTCCGGGCGATGATGTTTGATCGTCGAGAGCTTCTCGGGAAGCTTCGGACTATCGCTCATGGCGCGCGTCACCGTGACGGTGAAGAGCGGATAGTCGTCTCCGACAATGAGCCCTCCGCTCATGCGCTGCGCCATCGGCGGCACGAGGCCGTCGAATTCTCCGCTGCGCATGACCAGCCTGGAGCCAACCGACCGGCCGCTGAAATCGACCCATAGGTCGAGGCGCTCGCCCGGCGCCATCATGGCGTAGGGCCGCGTTTCCGGCTTCTCCAGCAGGCCGCCATCGACGCCGATGATCGTCAGCGGCGTGCGGTCGTCCCATTGCAGCTTGTAAATACGCGCGTTGGAGCCGTTCAGAATACGCAGGCGATAGGCGCGGCTCGCGACATCGAGCCTGAAATCGGGGCGGCCGTTGACGAGGACGCTGTCCCCATAGAAGCCGAACATGCTGCGATGCATGCCGCCGCCATAGAAGAGCTGATTATCGTCGGTGAAGCTTCGGTCCTGGAGCACGATGGGGATTTCGAATTCACCGGACGGCAGGCCGAGCGCGCGTTCCTCTTCGTCTTCCACGATGATGCCGCCGGCGAGCCCACGATACACCTGCGTCGCCGTCGCCTCATGCGTATGCGGGTGGTAGAAATTGAAGCCGGCGCGATTGCGCATCTCGAATTCATAGACATAGGTCTGGCCGGGATCGATCGCGGCCATCGGATGGCCGTCCGCTTCCATCGGCACATGCAACCCATGCCAATGGGTAATCGTCGACTCGGGCAGCTCGTTCTTGAGCCGGATGCGGATCTTCTGGCCTTTCACGAATCGCATCACCGGGCCGAGATAGCTGTCCGGCAGGTTCGTCAGCGTATTGGCCGGGCCTTTGAGCAGATTGCCGGCGTAGCGCCAGACCTTGGTGGCGTCGCCGGAAAGAATCCGGACAGAATCGGTTTTGCAGGCGAGCTCGATGTCCACATCGGGATTGAAGCTCTCGGAAGCGGTTTTCGGCGGCATATGCGCCATGGCTTCGCCTCGGGCGAAGGAGGGAACTGTCAGGGCCGCAGCGGATAAGAGGAAATTGCGGCGCGTGAGGCCGAGGTTGTTGCGCATGATTCTTCCCTGGCGCCTGAGCGCTCATTTCATTAGTTAATCCTTATATAAGTTGCGCGGGGCGCGCATAAAACCCCCGCTCAGCGAGGCGTCCTTCGGATCGTCCCCGATTAATCGCCCCGAAAAACGCCAGAAGATTTGCGAAGCAGGCGGGCCTTATGGCAAATTCCATCCCGATTTCACCCAGGTTGGCATAAAGCGGCCCCACCGGACGGGTTCCTCCACCGAGATGAACGAAACGGTTAGAGAAAAGCCGCGTGGCGCCGCCCTCGTCGCTATTGCGATGGAGCGGCTGTTCGAGCCGCGCGTGGGCGGCCGGGCGCCGCGCCCGCGTTTCTTGGCCTTTGTTCTCATCGGCCTGCTGCTGCATCTCGCGATTCTCGCCCTTCTACTGTGGGAGGATCGCAACGCGGATTTCCCGCCGCCCCCCGAAGAGATTCC contains:
- a CDS encoding Spy/CpxP family protein refolding chaperone, whose translation is MRAPAIFMTTSATALTLACSLVLARAEPVDHSAHGAAAPAPVQWIDPGKAQTPPATVAEAPTGDASKSDEHAGHHGGGEGMGGMGHGGGMMGGMGGMMGGMNHGGGAEHGAGAGMGAMMGKMMHKMMCGFTEHLDGRLAYLKAELKLTDQQQPAWNSFADAWRAVAQKAQTICAAAEEAPDHSKPSVLAKLSMMEKHMANHLEIVRAQKAAIEPLFTALSDEQKKIASETMTGIMKVGKSMGDGGMMGGMMGGMGGMMGHSGGGMQH
- a CDS encoding multicopper oxidase family protein, whose product is MRNNLGLTRRNFLLSAAALTVPSFARGEAMAHMPPKTASESFNPDVDIELACKTDSVRILSGDATKVWRYAGNLLKGPANTLTNLPDSYLGPVMRFVKGQKIRIRLKNELPESTITHWHGLHVPMEADGHPMAAIDPGQTYVYEFEMRNRAGFNFYHPHTHEATATQVYRGLAGGIIVEDEEERALGLPSGEFEIPIVLQDRSFTDDNQLFYGGGMHRSMFGFYGDSVLVNGRPDFRLDVASRAYRLRILNGSNARIYKLQWDDRTPLTIIGVDGGLLEKPETRPYAMMAPGERLDLWVDFSGRSVGSRLVMRSGEFDGLVPPMAQRMSGGLIVGDDYPLFTVTVTRAMSDSPKLPEKLSTIKHHRPEEIANRDNPRPIALSMGHMQVMINGRTYSPDDLLDIERVPVDTVQLFEVFHDHGGGMGMGMAGMGMGHGMMGAGMMGGGMMGGMGMGGGMMGRGMMGGGMGMMGMMNMAHPVHLHGQQFEVLSRTYTGDDPEAYATFKEGLIDSGLKDTIIVTGGERLRITKPFGDFKGRFMYHCHNLEHEDMGMMREFSVE